One segment of Leptodactylus fuscus isolate aLepFus1 chromosome 7, aLepFus1.hap2, whole genome shotgun sequence DNA contains the following:
- the LOC142214565 gene encoding taste receptor type 2 member 105-like: MDTIRNIFQSINIVTVIIAFPGNFFIVVVNVLDFFKNVRLSVSDQLILGFSVFNLLYELDEEYILSKDLLALPNNEYLNNEKLVFIYVNLCTLWFSALLSVHFCLKIVNINHRFYIYLQRRFPKMFPWIILAFLVGYFFLSLSFALVAYPECLPNTTSGVKYMNSSRCSWLLAIFTAICVLCAMFCLVSALTILISLLRHMKRIEDNTEGSRSPNMDAHIRAMKTVITLLAANILIFISVSILVFTDYPLGSLFGILISICHILSSFFLVKGTKKLDKTLVEILNWCSRK, encoded by the coding sequence ATGGATACAATAAGGAATATTTTCCAGTCCATCAATATTGTGACTGTGATCATCGCATTTCCAGGAAACTTCTTCATCGTTGTTGTGAATGTTTTAGATTTCTTCAAGAACGTAAGACTTTCAGTAAGTGACCAGCTCATACTCGGCTTCAGTGTCTTCAACCTTCTGTATGAACTTGATGAAGAATATATACTTTCCAAGGATCTACTCGCACTCCCCAATAATGAGTATCTTAACAATGAGAAACTTGTCTTTATCTACGTGAACTTGTGCACCTTGTGGTTCTCTGCCCTCCTCAGTGTACATTTCTGTCTTAAGATTGTCAATATTAACCATAGATTCTACATTTATCTTCAGAGACGGTTTCCTAAGATGTTTCCTTGGATTATTCTTGCATTTCTTGTAGGATATTTCTTCTTGAGTCTTTCCTTCGCCTTGGTAGCATATCCGGAATGTCTACCAAATACAACATCCGGAGTTAAATACATGAATTCTTCAAGATGTTCTTGGCTCTTGGCAATCTTTACGGCAATTTGTGTCTTGTGCGCCATGTTCTGCTTGGTATCGGCATTGACCATCCTCATCTCTCTACTCAGACACATGAAAAGAATCGAAGACAATACGGAGGGATCCAGATCTCCCAACATGGACGCTCATATTCGTGCCATGAAAACGGTCATCACGTTACTGGCTGCCAATATTCTTATATTTATTTCTGTCTCCATATtggtcttcactgactatccctTGGGGTCTCTTTTTGGCATCCTAATTTCAATATGTCATATACTTAGCTCGTTCTTTTTAGTTAAGGGGACGAAGAAACTGGATAAGACACTGGTAGAGATACTGAACTGGTGCTCAAGGAAATAA
- the LOC142214566 gene encoding taste receptor type 2 member 20-like gives MALIVIFMAINFVAWIVSFPGNFFIVAVTILGFCKNRKLPLSDQLIFGITFYSLLHGLLKTYAQFNAVFEFSSDEYNKQAIYITIYLDICTLWFSALLSIHFCLKIVNIKNGFYIRLQGRFPKLFPWITVTFVLGYFFLSLYSVLDRYQESLLNATSAVLFKRESSRWWLLVISMTICVLCSLLCSVSALTILISLCKHIKRIQEHTEGSGSPNMDVHIRAIKTVSSLLAANILILICLFILPTDNFLLLFPFGILVSLCHTFNSYFLIKGTKKLDKAMIDILSKFTCFSGQDR, from the coding sequence ATGGCTTTGATCGTTATCTTCATGGCCATTAATTTCGTGGCTTGGATCGTCTCCTTTCCAGGGAACTTCTTCATTGTGGCTGTGACTATATTAGGATTCTGCAAGAACAGAAAACTTCCATTAAGCGATCAGCTGATATTTGGCATTACTTTCTATAGCCTTCTCCATGGACTTCTGAAAACGTATGCTCAGTTCAATGCTGTGTTTGAGTTTTCCAGCGATGAGTATAATAAGCAAGCTATCTATATTACAATATACTTGGACATATGCACCTTATGGTTCTCTGCCCTCCTCAGTATACATTTCTGTCTCAAGATCGTCAATATTAAAAACGGGTTCTATATCCGTCTTCAAGGAAGATTTCCTAAATTGTTTCCTTGGATTACCGTTACTTTTGTCTTGGGATACTTCTTCTTGAGTCTTTACTCCGTGCTGGACAGATATCAGGAATCTCTATTAAACGCAACGTCTGCAGTTCTATTCAAAAGGGAGTCTTCAAGATGGTGGTTATTGGTAATCTCCATGACAATATGTGTCTTATGTTCTTTGTTGTGCTCAGTATCGGCGTTGACCATCCTCATCTCTCTGTGCAAACACATAAAGAGAATCCAAGAGCATACGGAGGGATCCGGATCTCCCAACATGGACGTCCATATCCGTGCAATTAAAACGGTCTCCTCTTTACTGGCTGCCAATATTCTCATATTAATATGTCTGTTCATATTGCCTACAGATAATTTTCTGTTGCTTTTTCCATTTGGTATTCTAGTTTCTCTATGTCATACGTTTAATTCCTATTTTTTAATCAAGGGAACAAAAAAACTAGATAAGGCAATGATCGATATATTGAGCAAGTTCACATGTTTTAGTGGCCAGGACCGGTAA